From a single Collibacillus ludicampi genomic region:
- a CDS encoding cobyric acid synthase, producing MRAIMIQGTASDVGKSVLCTALCRIFYEDGIRVAPFKSQNMALNSYVTQDGREIGRAQGVQAEAAGVIATVDMNPILLKPKGSGLSEVIVHGKRLKDVNYHSYRGSFHEVALRSIQESIDRLKQQFDLLVVEGAGSPAEVNLNDREVVNMRIARMLDAPVLLVTDIDRGGAFASLVGTLELLEPEDRRRVKGMIINKFRGAYDLLEPGIRWLEEKTGIPVVGVIPFVEHSIEAEDSLALGSLELKKGDVSPWDLDIAVIEIPFISNFTDLDPLRQEPGVHLRFVRSRKEFGRPHLVILPGSKNSIEDLKWLYQTGIGEQILHAYQNGAWVVGICGGYQMLGRELIDPLHVESNEDRLQGLGLLDTTTTYIPTKTTVRRTAMVVHGPCAGEDVEGFEIHLGQTERGKDVAPFLQYDNVYDGAVSPCGRVTGTYLHHIFHNRRFTRRFLNHIRQTFGLSPVDEQLISDQELREREYTRIAAHVRKHLDMDAIYQLIVTDKFSSQE from the coding sequence ATGCGTGCGATCATGATACAAGGCACGGCTTCCGATGTCGGAAAAAGTGTATTATGTACGGCGCTCTGTCGCATTTTCTACGAAGATGGGATTCGCGTAGCCCCGTTTAAAAGCCAAAACATGGCGCTCAATTCCTACGTGACACAAGATGGCAGGGAGATTGGGCGTGCGCAGGGGGTGCAAGCGGAGGCGGCCGGGGTCATCGCTACCGTGGATATGAATCCGATCCTCTTAAAACCCAAAGGGAGCGGTCTCTCCGAGGTGATTGTTCACGGAAAGCGATTGAAAGATGTCAATTACCATTCCTATCGCGGTTCGTTTCATGAAGTCGCTCTTCGCTCGATTCAAGAGTCGATCGACCGATTGAAGCAACAGTTTGATCTGTTGGTGGTCGAAGGCGCCGGGAGTCCGGCGGAAGTGAATTTAAATGATCGCGAGGTCGTCAATATGCGCATCGCCCGCATGCTTGATGCTCCCGTACTGCTTGTGACTGATATCGATCGCGGGGGAGCGTTCGCTTCTCTCGTCGGCACGCTGGAGCTGCTGGAACCGGAAGACCGCAGGCGTGTCAAAGGCATGATCATTAACAAATTCCGTGGGGCGTATGATCTGCTTGAACCTGGGATTCGCTGGTTGGAAGAAAAAACGGGGATTCCCGTTGTGGGGGTAATCCCTTTTGTCGAACATTCCATTGAGGCGGAAGATTCATTGGCTCTCGGTTCACTCGAGTTAAAAAAAGGGGATGTTTCCCCGTGGGACCTTGATATCGCCGTCATTGAGATCCCTTTTATCTCGAATTTCACAGATTTGGATCCATTGCGGCAGGAACCGGGTGTTCATTTGCGTTTCGTTCGTTCGAGAAAAGAGTTTGGGCGGCCTCATCTTGTCATCCTTCCAGGTTCGAAAAATTCGATCGAAGATTTAAAATGGCTCTACCAGACGGGAATCGGAGAACAGATTCTTCATGCCTATCAAAATGGTGCATGGGTTGTGGGAATTTGTGGCGGTTATCAAATGCTCGGCAGGGAATTGATCGATCCATTGCATGTAGAATCGAACGAGGATCGACTTCAAGGATTAGGATTACTTGATACTACGACGACATATATACCGACCAAAACCACTGTCCGCCGTACAGCGATGGTCGTACACGGACCTTGTGCCGGGGAGGACGTCGAAGGTTTCGAGATCCATTTGGGGCAGACGGAACGCGGAAAAGATGTTGCGCCATTCCTTCAATATGATAATGTGTACGATGGGGCGGTTTCACCATGCGGAAGAGTGACGGGAACGTACCTGCACCATATTTTTCATAACCGCAGATTTACAAGGAGATTTTTGAATCATATCCGCCAGACATTCGGCTTGTCTCCGGTCGATGAACAACTGATCAGCGATCAGGAATTGCGCGAACGGGAGTATACACGGATTGCGGCGCATGTACGAAAACATCTCGATATGGACGCTATCTATCAATTGATCGTTACAGACAAATTTTCATCTCAGGAGTGA
- the cobT gene encoding nicotinate-nucleotide--dimethylbenzimidazole phosphoribosyltransferase: protein MLEVKNWTAKIPPVSDEARSQAAKRMNQLTKPPGSLGRLESLAIELAAVTGEPLPQCDPAAVLIMAADHGVTEEGISAYPPDVTAQMVYNFLRGGAAINALARQANAAVRVVDIGVASELEAESLRKRKVRPGTGNFAQTEAMTRDEVLTALQVGWEEAADLARSGTRLLAIGEMGIGNTTTSAALVAAFTGRSPMEVVGRGTGLDDERLLHKARVIEKALSFHSIDPSDPIDVLSKVGGLEVAGLAGAVLGAASHRVPVIMDGYISTVAAWIAAKIEPAVHPYLFASHLSVEPGHRVVLNDLGKTPLFSLDMRLGEGSGAALAIPIFQAACRILREMATFAEAGVSGATHE, encoded by the coding sequence ATGTTGGAAGTGAAAAATTGGACAGCGAAAATCCCCCCAGTCAGTGACGAAGCCCGCAGTCAAGCGGCGAAGAGGATGAACCAATTAACAAAACCGCCCGGAAGTTTGGGAAGGCTCGAATCATTGGCGATCGAACTTGCGGCTGTGACGGGAGAACCGCTTCCTCAATGTGACCCGGCAGCAGTTCTCATCATGGCTGCAGATCATGGAGTGACAGAAGAGGGTATTTCCGCTTACCCGCCTGATGTCACGGCACAGATGGTCTATAATTTCCTGCGAGGCGGGGCGGCGATTAACGCGCTAGCCAGACAGGCCAATGCGGCCGTCCGCGTGGTGGACATCGGGGTAGCTTCCGAATTAGAGGCGGAATCTTTGCGAAAACGGAAAGTACGTCCAGGTACCGGAAATTTTGCGCAAACGGAAGCCATGACGCGAGATGAAGTGTTAACCGCGCTACAAGTAGGCTGGGAAGAAGCGGCAGATCTCGCACGATCGGGAACCCGTTTGTTGGCGATCGGTGAGATGGGAATTGGCAACACAACGACGAGCGCTGCATTGGTTGCCGCCTTCACCGGTCGCTCACCGATGGAAGTGGTTGGACGCGGAACAGGCCTTGATGATGAACGCCTCCTACATAAGGCTCGCGTGATTGAAAAAGCGTTGTCGTTTCACAGCATCGATCCGTCAGATCCGATCGATGTGCTTTCGAAAGTAGGAGGCCTTGAAGTGGCCGGGTTGGCAGGCGCCGTACTGGGAGCGGCAAGTCATCGCGTGCCGGTAATTATGGACGGGTATATCTCCACAGTAGCCGCTTGGATTGCAGCTAAGATTGAGCCTGCGGTACATCCTTATCTTTTTGCTTCTCACCTTTCTGTGGAACCCGGTCATCGTGTGGTATTAAACGATTTGGGCAAAACACCGCTATTTTCGCTGGACATGCGTCTCGGTGAAGGTTCCGGTGCCGCACTTGCCATCCCGATTTTCCAGGCGGCGTGCCGTATTTTGCGAGAAATGGCCACGTTCGCAGAGGCGGGTGTATCTGGTGCAACCCACGAGTGA
- a CDS encoding cobyrinate a,c-diamide synthase has protein sequence MTARIVISGTSSGVGKTTVTIGLMRALARRGLRVQGFKAGPDYIDPSYHFAATGRKSRNLDSWMLQESVMREVLIRGCHDADIAVIEGVMGLYDGKDATTDKGSTAEIARVLKTPVILLVNAKAMARSAAAVVLGFQKLHPETPIAGVIVNQVGSVRHYEMVKQAIESACGIPVLGYLLVNKELQIPERHLGLVPAIERGELNPMIERAADVIEEGVDLDRLLSIAQTAGELPPVEVPLFNFSDTCTRSGISLQSTMFHATIAVAMDRSFNFYYPENLELLETYGAKIVTFSPTNGECVPDEADALYIGGGFPEEYAQLLAEHERVRTNIRRLIEKGMPTYAECGGYMFLTESITDRSGRTLPMVGVIPGRVEMQDRLAALGYREVTAKEDTLLLKKGESARGHEFHYSRITTTENFPYAYDAKGLRGTHPEGYAKGNLLAGYCHLHFASNPAMAKRFVEAAVRFKEDRHADKSAK, from the coding sequence ATGACAGCAAGAATTGTAATTAGCGGCACCAGTTCTGGAGTCGGCAAAACGACGGTAACGATCGGCCTCATGCGTGCACTCGCAAGGCGAGGACTTCGGGTTCAGGGCTTCAAAGCGGGTCCCGATTACATTGATCCCAGTTATCACTTCGCGGCAACAGGACGTAAATCGCGCAATCTTGACAGTTGGATGCTACAGGAATCTGTCATGCGTGAAGTGCTGATACGAGGCTGCCATGATGCGGATATAGCTGTCATCGAAGGGGTCATGGGGCTCTATGACGGGAAGGATGCGACAACGGACAAGGGGAGTACAGCGGAGATCGCACGTGTTCTGAAAACACCCGTAATCCTCTTAGTCAATGCAAAAGCGATGGCGCGTTCCGCTGCCGCTGTTGTTCTCGGTTTTCAAAAATTACACCCTGAAACGCCGATCGCCGGAGTCATTGTGAACCAAGTGGGAAGCGTACGCCACTATGAAATGGTGAAACAGGCGATCGAAAGCGCGTGTGGAATTCCCGTACTCGGTTATCTTCTTGTCAACAAGGAACTTCAAATTCCCGAGCGGCATCTGGGGCTTGTTCCCGCGATTGAAAGAGGAGAATTGAACCCCATGATCGAACGTGCGGCCGATGTGATTGAAGAAGGGGTGGATCTCGATCGCCTCTTGTCGATTGCACAAACGGCGGGCGAACTGCCTCCCGTTGAAGTTCCGCTTTTCAATTTCTCAGATACCTGTACACGAAGTGGCATTTCATTGCAGTCAACCATGTTCCATGCGACGATTGCAGTGGCGATGGATCGCTCGTTTAATTTTTATTATCCGGAGAATTTGGAGCTATTGGAAACTTACGGTGCAAAGATCGTCACATTCTCTCCTACAAACGGGGAATGTGTCCCTGATGAAGCAGACGCCCTTTATATAGGAGGGGGTTTTCCGGAAGAGTATGCGCAACTTCTCGCAGAACATGAACGAGTGCGTACAAACATCAGGCGCCTCATTGAGAAAGGCATGCCAACGTACGCGGAGTGCGGAGGTTATATGTTTTTGACGGAATCGATTACCGATCGTTCCGGTCGAACATTGCCGATGGTCGGAGTGATACCGGGACGCGTGGAAATGCAGGATCGTTTGGCCGCTCTCGGCTATCGTGAAGTGACAGCAAAAGAGGATACTCTTCTTCTGAAAAAAGGGGAGTCTGCACGCGGACATGAATTTCACTATTCGAGGATCACGACCACGGAGAACTTTCCGTATGCGTATGATGCAAAAGGGTTAAGAGGGACACACCCGGAAGGGTATGCCAAAGGAAACCTGCTCGCCGGTTATTGTCATCTTCATTTTGCCTCGAATCCTGCGATGGCCAAACGATTTGTGGAGGCGGCCGTTCGTTTTAAGGAGGATCGTCATGCAGACAAAAGCGCCAAGTAG
- the cobS gene encoding adenosylcobinamide-GDP ribazoletransferase translates to MKPFLLAVQFLTRIPVRITIVNERDLVRSVAFYPYVGLMLGIIYACLSFLMFTWFQGHIAALFMVIVSIILTGGLHLDGLMDTADGLLSGRSRERMLEIMKDSRIGAMGAIALLIVFSLKWAFFEQLGANTHWIWILMPAFGRYAMVLLIAWFPYAREEGMGKVFAGKVGTFHIIGGGLFLILPIYVWKGLGAAMIPLFFVTVYGIGRLWVKKLGGLTGDTYGAMCEIQELVVLIAMEVIRRWM, encoded by the coding sequence ATGAAACCGTTTCTACTGGCTGTACAATTCTTGACACGGATTCCCGTCCGGATAACGATAGTCAATGAGAGGGATCTTGTCAGAAGCGTTGCCTTTTATCCCTATGTAGGCCTTATGCTGGGGATTATTTATGCTTGCCTTTCATTTTTGATGTTTACATGGTTTCAGGGACACATCGCTGCTCTTTTCATGGTGATCGTATCGATCATCCTCACGGGCGGGCTTCATTTGGATGGCCTGATGGACACGGCGGACGGGTTGCTTTCGGGGCGTTCGCGCGAACGGATGTTAGAGATTATGAAGGACAGCCGTATCGGGGCGATGGGTGCCATTGCGCTCTTGATCGTGTTTTCCCTCAAATGGGCGTTTTTCGAACAATTGGGGGCGAATACTCATTGGATCTGGATTCTGATGCCAGCGTTTGGCCGATATGCGATGGTTCTCTTAATCGCCTGGTTTCCCTATGCGAGGGAAGAAGGGATGGGAAAAGTATTCGCCGGAAAGGTCGGAACCTTTCACATCATCGGTGGCGGCTTGTTTCTGATCTTGCCGATATACGTATGGAAAGGGCTTGGGGCGGCTATGATCCCGCTTTTTTTTGTGACCGTATATGGAATCGGACGTTTATGGGTGAAGAAATTAGGCGGGCTGACGGGAGACACGTACGGAGCGATGTGTGAAATCCAAGAATTGGTTGTACTCATAGCGATGGAGGTGATTCGAAGGTGGATGTGA
- the cobD gene encoding threonine-phosphate decarboxylase CobD gives MKHGGDVFRYCKESGLKREEIVDFSANINPLGPPPLVMRVLQERLFSIYDYPDPHCRELRHIISRRWEISDECICIGNGAAELIFLVMRVLQPKRLLTVAPTFREYEQAARLEGAVIEKVHLLMEEGADFPLDEFVQKIADVHMVVLANPNNPTGQCIKKEALDAILETAAVHGVYVLLDEAFLDFVADESERTQIRHVESYPNLIVIRSMTKFYAIPGLRVGYACATREMIRKMREHQVPWSVNSLAQIAAISAFSDESFHEKTLRWLQEERELMQSELSVRGYDVFPSDTNFLLVRHSCFDIEKEWKRLAEKGIFIRDCRSFTGLDSRYFRIAIRTREENLQLLRYLPVFRSSCCMGGTIRG, from the coding sequence ATGAAACACGGCGGAGATGTGTTTCGCTATTGCAAGGAATCCGGCTTGAAGCGAGAGGAAATAGTTGATTTCAGCGCGAATATTAATCCTCTTGGCCCGCCGCCTCTTGTGATGCGTGTGTTGCAAGAAAGACTGTTTAGCATTTATGATTATCCTGATCCACATTGCCGAGAATTGCGCCATATCATATCCCGCCGCTGGGAGATTTCGGACGAATGTATCTGTATAGGTAACGGTGCGGCTGAACTGATCTTTCTCGTGATGCGTGTGTTGCAACCAAAACGGCTCTTAACGGTGGCTCCAACGTTTCGTGAATACGAGCAGGCGGCGCGACTGGAAGGTGCGGTGATTGAGAAGGTTCATTTGCTCATGGAAGAAGGAGCAGACTTCCCTCTCGATGAATTTGTGCAAAAGATCGCCGATGTACATATGGTCGTTCTCGCGAATCCCAATAACCCTACAGGACAATGTATCAAGAAAGAGGCCCTGGATGCGATTTTGGAAACAGCGGCGGTGCACGGCGTCTATGTGCTGCTTGATGAAGCTTTTCTCGATTTCGTAGCGGATGAGTCGGAACGCACACAGATTCGCCATGTGGAATCGTATCCCAATCTCATTGTGATCCGTTCAATGACCAAGTTCTATGCGATTCCCGGGCTCCGTGTCGGTTATGCCTGTGCGACTCGAGAAATGATTCGCAAGATGAGGGAACACCAAGTCCCCTGGTCGGTCAATTCGTTGGCGCAGATTGCTGCAATCTCGGCGTTTTCCGATGAAAGCTTTCATGAGAAGACTCTGAGATGGCTGCAAGAGGAAAGAGAATTAATGCAATCTGAATTGAGTGTGCGCGGATATGATGTATTTCCCAGCGATACAAACTTTTTGCTCGTTCGTCATTCATGCTTCGACATTGAAAAAGAATGGAAACGACTGGCAGAAAAAGGGATATTCATTCGCGATTGTCGATCCTTTACTGGACTCGATTCTCGATATTTTCGCATCGCCATCCGTACACGTGAGGAAAATCTGCAACTATTGCGTTACTTGCCTGTTTTTCGTTCCTCATGCTGTATGGGCGGCACGATCAGAGGATGA
- a CDS encoding adenosylcobinamide amidohydrolase: protein MQPTSETWIPSLTWEWFDNRFIIHSSRPLHTISSAVYGGGIRRDARFIMNMTVDKHYCSDDPCSDLREAIKRSGLSDTMEGIGLLTAVDVKKVQNAYETVGNACVMAAVTAGTSNALRAGMNINASNMGTVNIIVFVSGSMPDSAMVNAMITVTEAKATIFQEYNILCTSSGLVATGTTTDAVVIAACGEGPYFPYAGPGTDVGMAIARAVRRALAAAIREEMKGERL from the coding sequence GTGCAACCCACGAGTGAAACGTGGATACCGAGTCTTACTTGGGAGTGGTTTGACAATCGCTTTATCATTCATTCCTCACGCCCTTTGCATACGATATCATCCGCCGTTTATGGCGGGGGGATCCGCCGCGATGCTCGATTTATCATGAACATGACGGTGGATAAGCATTATTGTTCCGATGATCCGTGCTCCGATCTGCGTGAAGCGATCAAACGTTCGGGATTGTCCGATACCATGGAAGGGATTGGCTTGTTGACAGCCGTTGATGTAAAAAAGGTTCAAAATGCGTATGAAACGGTGGGGAATGCGTGTGTCATGGCGGCCGTAACAGCGGGGACGAGCAATGCCCTTCGAGCAGGTATGAACATCAACGCTTCAAACATGGGTACAGTAAACATCATCGTTTTCGTTTCCGGTTCCATGCCGGACAGTGCGATGGTGAACGCGATGATCACGGTCACCGAAGCGAAAGCGACGATTTTTCAGGAGTACAACATTTTGTGTACATCCAGTGGCCTTGTCGCTACTGGAACCACAACGGACGCAGTTGTGATCGCCGCTTGTGGAGAAGGGCCCTATTTCCCCTATGCGGGACCGGGAACCGACGTTGGGATGGCGATCGCCCGGGCGGTTCGTCGTGCTCTCGCTGCCGCCATACGTGAGGAAATGAAAGGGGAACGTTTGTGA
- a CDS encoding ABC transporter substrate-binding protein, whose protein sequence is MKNKKRLTAWMASTAIVMSVLLTACGQVNQNTDSAPKKDADTQKPAATVYPLTITDATGKKITIQEEPKRIVSLIPSNTEILYALGLGDKVVGVTKWDDYPPEVKKKPVIGDLKPNAEAIVAQKPDLVLAGASANGKDLDALRSLGLNVVAFEPKTIKDVEETIREVGKITNTEAKAEEVVNGMEAKIKTVTDKTQGLSDDKKPRVYVEVSPAPDIFTAGEGTFMDEMVTLAGGKNIAGDLKGWAKISGEQVIAKNPQVIIATYGLTPDAEKSVVERSGWSGLDAVKNHRIVSVDTNLVSRPGPRIVDGLAEFAKAIHPELFK, encoded by the coding sequence ATGAAGAATAAAAAACGGTTGACTGCCTGGATGGCATCAACTGCCATTGTCATGAGTGTTCTCTTAACCGCATGCGGACAAGTGAATCAGAACACCGATTCCGCTCCGAAGAAAGATGCCGATACACAGAAACCGGCTGCTACTGTTTATCCATTGACAATCACGGATGCCACGGGCAAGAAAATCACGATTCAAGAAGAACCAAAACGCATCGTTTCATTGATTCCCAGCAATACAGAGATTCTTTATGCTCTCGGCCTCGGTGACAAGGTGGTCGGCGTGACCAAGTGGGATGATTATCCGCCGGAGGTTAAGAAAAAACCGGTGATCGGCGATCTGAAACCGAATGCGGAGGCGATTGTCGCCCAGAAACCTGATCTCGTCTTGGCTGGCGCTTCTGCAAATGGGAAGGATCTCGATGCATTGCGCTCGCTCGGATTGAACGTGGTAGCATTTGAGCCGAAGACGATCAAAGATGTGGAAGAGACGATCCGCGAAGTAGGCAAAATCACAAACACGGAAGCCAAAGCGGAGGAAGTCGTGAATGGGATGGAAGCGAAAATCAAGACAGTCACCGACAAAACCCAAGGGCTGAGTGATGACAAAAAGCCGCGCGTCTATGTGGAGGTTTCCCCGGCGCCCGATATATTCACAGCCGGAGAAGGTACTTTTATGGACGAAATGGTGACACTCGCCGGCGGCAAAAATATTGCGGGTGATCTGAAAGGCTGGGCGAAGATTTCAGGAGAACAGGTGATCGCCAAAAACCCGCAAGTGATCATTGCCACATATGGTCTTACGCCCGATGCGGAAAAAAGTGTAGTTGAGCGTTCCGGCTGGTCGGGACTTGATGCTGTAAAAAATCATCGGATTGTCTCGGTCGATACGAATCTGGTTTCTCGTCCGGGACCACGGATTGTGGATGGGCTCGCTGAATTTGCCAAAGCGATCCATCCGGAATTGTTCAAATGA
- the cobM gene encoding precorrin-4 C(11)-methyltransferase, with translation MTKPKVYIVGAGPGDPDLITVKGLKILQEADVILYTDSLVSDQLIARAGKHAEILKSSGMVLEEMVEIMSQHVRQGKVVARVHTGDPAVYGAILEQMVLLKREGIPFEIVPGVSSVFAAAAALEAELTVPELTQTVILTRAEGRTPVPPREQLRDLAQHHSTIALYLSATLIKKVVHELKEAGWEDDVPIAVVQRVTWPEQRIVRSTLGKVLDDLKDDPITSHAIILCGWALDPTLVDKSEHRSKLYDKSFTHRYRKGVSV, from the coding sequence CCCGGAGACCCAGATTTGATAACTGTCAAAGGGTTAAAGATTTTGCAAGAAGCCGATGTGATTCTCTATACAGATTCTCTCGTTTCCGACCAATTGATCGCGCGTGCCGGGAAACATGCGGAAATTCTTAAAAGCTCGGGCATGGTGCTCGAAGAGATGGTCGAAATCATGTCACAACATGTTCGTCAAGGAAAGGTTGTCGCTCGCGTACATACGGGTGATCCTGCCGTTTATGGGGCCATACTTGAGCAAATGGTGCTCTTGAAGCGGGAAGGGATTCCCTTTGAAATCGTCCCTGGAGTCTCGAGCGTGTTTGCCGCGGCCGCCGCGTTGGAAGCGGAATTGACCGTACCAGAATTGACGCAAACCGTAATCCTAACGCGTGCAGAAGGAAGAACGCCTGTTCCTCCAAGAGAACAGCTTAGGGATCTCGCGCAACACCACTCGACGATCGCGTTATATCTATCAGCTACCTTGATAAAAAAAGTGGTTCATGAACTCAAGGAAGCCGGATGGGAAGATGATGTACCGATTGCCGTCGTCCAACGGGTCACATGGCCTGAGCAGCGCATCGTTCGCTCTACGCTTGGCAAAGTCCTTGACGATCTTAAAGACGATCCCATAACCAGTCATGCCATCATTCTTTGCGGATGGGCGCTAGATCCTACTCTAGTCGATAAGTCAGAACACCGCTCAAAACTGTATGACAAATCGTTTACTCATCGCTACCGTAAGGGGGTTAGCGTATGA
- the cobU gene encoding bifunctional adenosylcobinamide kinase/adenosylcobinamide-phosphate guanylyltransferase, which translates to MTSFYHAHLTLVIGGTRSGKSRFAETLCSRLQEQTGLAVTYLATAPELDEEMKARIHIHRERRPGHWITVEETSRVAETIRSHPNVQGILLIDCLTLLVGNWLYEEQTVGQESSLEERIQKRADDLLAACQEYPHPVVIVSSEVGLGIVPASKEVRDYRDALGLMNQRVARCADAVYAVISGIPIDLKQWEVRL; encoded by the coding sequence ATGACATCGTTTTACCATGCGCATTTGACGCTTGTGATCGGCGGTACAAGGAGCGGAAAGAGCCGTTTCGCCGAGACCCTATGTTCTCGATTGCAGGAGCAAACGGGATTGGCAGTGACCTATCTTGCGACAGCGCCAGAACTTGATGAGGAGATGAAAGCGCGCATCCACATTCACAGAGAGAGGCGTCCCGGCCATTGGATCACTGTGGAGGAAACTTCCCGTGTCGCCGAAACGATTCGTTCCCATCCGAATGTTCAAGGGATTCTCCTGATCGATTGTTTGACACTGTTGGTAGGCAACTGGTTATATGAGGAACAAACTGTCGGTCAGGAATCTTCACTCGAAGAACGGATTCAGAAAAGGGCGGATGATTTGCTGGCAGCCTGTCAGGAATATCCGCATCCTGTCGTGATCGTATCGAGTGAAGTGGGTCTCGGGATCGTACCTGCGAGCAAAGAGGTAAGGGACTATCGGGACGCCCTCGGCCTTATGAATCAGCGTGTCGCTCGATGTGCGGACGCGGTGTATGCGGTCATCAGCGGTATCCCGATTGATCTTAAACAATGGGAGGTGCGTCTGTGA
- the cbiB gene encoding adenosylcobinamide-phosphate synthase CbiB, translating into MILVASCAFLVDLLVGDPRWLPHPVIAIGRMIQALEKRLRSSPLTPSQERLRGAVLALAVIAVSAGLTAMILKLLYMVHPWVGKAAEVWLISTTIATRGLAAAGYQVAKQLREEKIEQARYEVGMIVSRDTSKLSQKEIIRAAVESVAENIVDAVIAPLFYACIGGAPLAMAYRAANTLDSMVGYKDERYLHFGYVSAKLDDWLNWVPARITAILIVLASWLTGASGAGAWKIILRDAKKHPSPNSGIPEAGVAGALGIRLGGYNVYHNRVSFREYMGDAKQELNIEHIDRTIRILFFSPFLFLVGIWLIFLTWKGCFQ; encoded by the coding sequence GTGATTCTCGTCGCCTCTTGTGCCTTCCTTGTCGACCTGCTCGTCGGCGATCCGCGATGGCTGCCTCATCCGGTGATCGCTATCGGTCGGATGATACAAGCATTGGAAAAACGGTTGCGTTCTTCCCCGCTTACCCCTTCACAGGAACGCTTGCGCGGAGCCGTATTGGCATTGGCAGTGATTGCTGTCAGCGCAGGACTTACGGCGATGATTCTCAAGCTGCTGTACATGGTTCACCCGTGGGTCGGCAAGGCTGCCGAAGTATGGCTGATTTCTACGACGATCGCGACCCGGGGGCTCGCCGCCGCAGGTTATCAAGTAGCGAAACAATTACGGGAAGAAAAAATCGAACAAGCCCGTTATGAAGTAGGCATGATCGTGAGCCGCGATACGAGCAAACTTTCACAAAAAGAGATCATTCGTGCCGCTGTAGAAAGTGTGGCGGAAAACATCGTCGATGCGGTCATAGCGCCTCTCTTTTATGCATGTATCGGCGGGGCACCACTGGCGATGGCGTATCGCGCGGCCAACACGCTCGATTCTATGGTTGGCTATAAGGACGAGCGTTATCTGCATTTCGGTTATGTTTCTGCCAAGTTGGATGATTGGTTAAACTGGGTTCCTGCGAGGATAACGGCGATTCTTATCGTACTCGCTTCCTGGCTCACAGGCGCATCGGGTGCGGGAGCATGGAAGATCATCCTTCGCGACGCGAAAAAACATCCGAGTCCGAACAGCGGTATTCCGGAAGCTGGTGTTGCCGGTGCGTTGGGGATTCGTTTAGGCGGCTATAATGTGTATCATAACCGAGTATCTTTTCGCGAGTATATGGGGGATGCAAAACAAGAGTTGAACATCGAACATATTGACCGGACGATACGGATTCTCTTTTTTTCTCCCTTTCTATTCTTGGTGGGTATATGGTTGATTTTTCTCACTTGGAAAGGGTGTTTTCAATGA